In Candidatus Hydrogenedentota bacterium, the DNA window CGGCTTCACCGAGGCGTTCGGCCGCGATTTCCTGCAGCCCGCGATTCCGGGCGTCACGCACCTGCGCGCGAAAAGCGGGCGGCTCGTGCCCGTGAACGAACGGAATTCGCCCGTGTCCGACCGCCGGCGCCGGCGCCTCGGCTACGCGAAAACGTTTCAAGACCTGAGCGAGATCATCGCGCTGCGCGAGCAGATGCGCCAGGTCGACCGCCTCGCCGCCATCGGCGAGATGGCCGCTTCGGTCGCCCACGAAATCCGCAATCCTCTCGGCGGCATACGCGGCTTCGCCGCGCTCCTCGCGCGCGACCTCGCCCGCGACGACGCGCGCCGGCGTCTCGTCGAGAAGATCATCGCCGGCGCGGAAAGCCTCGACAAGGTCGTGAATGAACTGCTCGAGTACACACGGCCCGTGGCCTTGCGCCTGCGGCCCGCCTCTTGCGCCGAAATCGTGGACGCCGCGATCGCGTTTGTCGAAACGGAACCGAAGGGCATCATCCTCAGGAATGCCGTCGACCCCGCGTTGAAGATTCTGGGCGACCCGGAGAGGCTGCGGCAGGTCTTTCTCAACATCCTGCTGAACGCCGTGCAAAGCATCGAGGACGCGGGCGAGACCCGCGTGTACGCGGAGGCGGACGAGCGCTTTGTCACGGTGGTCGTCGAAGACACCGGCTGCGGCATGACGCGCGAGCAGCGCGAGCGCATGTTTTCGCCGTTCTATACCACCAAGGAAAAAGGGACGGGGCTCGGTCTCGCCGTGTCGCTCAAGATCGTCGAGGCGCACGGCGGCGCCATCGACGCGGCAAGCGAACCCGGGCGCGGCACCGCCGTGTCGGTCATGCTGCCCCGCGCGGAATAGGAACGTATGTCCAGATACCGCATTCTCGTTGTGGATGACGACGCGCTCATGCGCGAATACGTGGAAGAGGCGATGGTCCGCGCCGGACACGCCGCCGACGCCGTCGCAAACGGCCCGGACGCGCTTGCGCGGATGGAAGCGACGATATACGACGTCGCGATCACGGACCTCAAGATGGCGCCCATGGACGGCCTCGAACTGCTGCGTCGCGCGAGGGCTGTCAGCCCGGACACCCCGGTGATCGTCATGACCGCCTACGGCACGATCGAAAGCGCCGTGGCCGCGCTGAAGGAAGGCGCCGCGGATTACCTGCTGAAGCCATTCACGCCCGACGCAATCGAGGTGGCGGTCGAGCGCTGCCTCGAGCGCGCGCGCATCGCGCGGGAAAACCGCTACCTCCGCGACGAGATCGATGCGCGCTATGATTTCGGCGCCATGATCGGCGACAGCCCCGCCATGCGTGTCGTCTACGAGCAGATCCGCAAGGTGGCGGACAGCCGCGCCACCGTGTTCATCCGCGGCGAGACCGGCACCGGCAAGGAGCTGGCCGCGCGCGCCATCCATTTCGCGGGGAGCCGCCGCGACAGGCCGTTCATCAAGGTCAATTGCGCCGCGTTGAGCGCGGGTATCCTCGAAAGCGAGCTGTTTGGCCACGAAAAGGGCGCGTTCACCGGCGCGCACGACCGGAAGATCGGGCGCTTCGAACTCGCGGACACGGGCACGCTAATGCTCGACGAGATTAGTGAAATCCCCGTGGACCTCCAGCCGAAACTGCTGCGCGCCCTGCAGGAACGCGAATTCGAGCGCGTCGGCGGCAATATCCCGATTCAGGTGGACACCCGCATCGTCGCCACGTCCAACCGCGACCTCGAACAGGCCGTCCGCCTCGGCAAACTGCGAGAAGACCTCTTCTACCGGCTCAACGTGGTTTCCATCTACTTGCCGCCGCTCCGCGAACGCAAAGAGGACCTTCCCGCATTGATGGACCACTTCCTCGAGCGGTTCTGCCGCGAGAACGGGCGCCGGGTGCGCGGCTTTGCGCCGGCAACACGCAAACGCCTGCTCGAATACGATTGGCCGGGCAATGTGCGCGAATTGCAGAACGCCGTGGAAAGCGCCGTGGTGCTCGCGGCGGACGATGCGCCGCTGCCGCCGGAGCAGGTCCGGCTCAGCGGCGTGCAGGCCGCCGCAAACGGGAACGATGCGTCAGGGGTGACCCCGGGCACGACGGTCGCCGGCATCGAGAAGCAGTTGATTCTCGTGACGCTCGAACACTGCGCCGGGAACCGCACCCGCGCGGCGGAGATGCTCGGCATCTCCGTGCGGACTCTGCGCAACAAGCTGAAAGAATACCGGCTCGCGCAGGACGCGGAGGAAACGGAGTAGCCCGTCTGTCTTTTCGCTCAGCAGGGCAATTCCCACCCCTTGCGGTATTCTTTCGTCAGCAGCGCGTTCGCGGCGCTGTTGTTCGCGATCACGCCCTGCGCGCAGTCATATTCGATCTTCGATCTTGCGAGCAGGGCGACGTTGCCCATGTTCGCGATCTCGGTGAGCGGCGCGGCATAGGAGAAATGCGACGACACCTGCTCGCCCGACTTGATGCCGTAAATCCAGTGCTGATACGAGTCTTCATTCGGAATGCGCGGGATGACTGCCGCGGGCCGCGTGTAATCGTTCATGCGCGCCGCGGGCAAAAGCCGCGAATTCTCGCCGTTGCAGCCGCAGGTTATCGCGCCGTCCGTGCCGATAAAGAGCGAACCGTTGCCCTTCTCGCCCAGGGGTTCGTCCGCGGACACGCCCTCGGGATGCGCCGGCATCAGCCCGCCGTCGTGCCAGTACAGGTCGAGCGGGCCCATGCCGGCCCGGGCCGGGAACGTGTACTTGATGACCGACTTGAGCGGCGGCGTCTGCGCGGTCATACCCTCCTGCATCACCACCTCGCACGTGAACACGGGCGCGTCCATCAGCCGCAGTGACCGAAAGGCCGCGTTCATTACGTGGCAGGCCATGTCGCCGATGGCGCCGCAGCCGAAATCCCACCAGCCGCGCCACTTGAACGGCGCGTAGCCCTCGTTGTACGGGCGGAACGGCGCCGCGCCTGTCCATAGGTCCCAGTCCATCGTGTCGGGCACGGGTTGGCCGGGCAAGGGCTCGGCGATGCCTTGCGGCCAGATGGGCCGGTCGGTCCACGTATGCGCCTCCGTGACCTGGCCGATCACGCCCGACCAAATCATTTCGCACAGTTCCCGCAATTCGTCGTAACAATTGCCCTGATTGCCCATCGCGGTGATCAGGCCGCGTTCTTCCGCCGTCCGGCGCAGCAACCGCGCCTCGGCTATGGTGTGCGTAAGCGGCTTCTGCACGCGGACGTGCTTCCCAAGCATCATGGCGTAATAGGCGGCAGGGGCATGCGTGTGGTCGGGCGTCGACACGGTGCACGCATCAATCTGGTCGCCCATTTCGTCAAGCATCTTGCGATAGTCTTTGTACTTCTTCGCGTTGGGCAGGTCATTAAACGCTCCGGCTGCGTTTCTCCAATCCACGTCGCACACCGCAACGATATTCTCGCTGGTGCAGCCCATGATATCGCCGTGGCCCATGCCGCCCACGCCGATTCCCGCGATGTTCAGCTTCTCGTTCGGCGAATGCTTGCGCGGAACGACCCGC includes these proteins:
- a CDS encoding PAS domain S-box protein, coding for MTPHDHHNAGDLAALAQAMTAFTQATSTMEEAYRRLQERVQNLDRELAEKNRRLEFTTEYLSNLLESISDGFVAVDAANVITHFNRAAAVILGYAPEEMIGRGFTEAFGRDFLQPAIPGVTHLRAKSGRLVPVNERNSPVSDRRRRRLGYAKTFQDLSEIIALREQMRQVDRLAAIGEMAASVAHEIRNPLGGIRGFAALLARDLARDDARRRLVEKIIAGAESLDKVVNELLEYTRPVALRLRPASCAEIVDAAIAFVETEPKGIILRNAVDPALKILGDPERLRQVFLNILLNAVQSIEDAGETRVYAEADERFVTVVVEDTGCGMTREQRERMFSPFYTTKEKGTGLGLAVSLKIVEAHGGAIDAASEPGRGTAVSVMLPRAE
- a CDS encoding sigma-54-dependent Fis family transcriptional regulator, which gives rise to MSRYRILVVDDDALMREYVEEAMVRAGHAADAVANGPDALARMEATIYDVAITDLKMAPMDGLELLRRARAVSPDTPVIVMTAYGTIESAVAALKEGAADYLLKPFTPDAIEVAVERCLERARIARENRYLRDEIDARYDFGAMIGDSPAMRVVYEQIRKVADSRATVFIRGETGTGKELAARAIHFAGSRRDRPFIKVNCAALSAGILESELFGHEKGAFTGAHDRKIGRFELADTGTLMLDEISEIPVDLQPKLLRALQEREFERVGGNIPIQVDTRIVATSNRDLEQAVRLGKLREDLFYRLNVVSIYLPPLRERKEDLPALMDHFLERFCRENGRRVRGFAPATRKRLLEYDWPGNVRELQNAVESAVVLAADDAPLPPEQVRLSGVQAAANGNDASGVTPGTTVAGIEKQLILVTLEHCAGNRTRAAEMLGISVRTLRNKLKEYRLAQDAEETE
- a CDS encoding Gfo/Idh/MocA family oxidoreductase; this encodes MNAARVVPRKHSPNEKLNIAGIGVGGMGHGDIMGCTSENIVAVCDVDWRNAAGAFNDLPNAKKYKDYRKMLDEMGDQIDACTVSTPDHTHAPAAYYAMMLGKHVRVQKPLTHTIAEARLLRRTAEERGLITAMGNQGNCYDELRELCEMIWSGVIGQVTEAHTWTDRPIWPQGIAEPLPGQPVPDTMDWDLWTGAAPFRPYNEGYAPFKWRGWWDFGCGAIGDMACHVMNAAFRSLRLMDAPVFTCEVVMQEGMTAQTPPLKSVIKYTFPARAGMGPLDLYWHDGGLMPAHPEGVSADEPLGEKGNGSLFIGTDGAITCGCNGENSRLLPAARMNDYTRPAAVIPRIPNEDSYQHWIYGIKSGEQVSSHFSYAAPLTEIANMGNVALLARSKIEYDCAQGVIANNSAANALLTKEYRKGWELPC